One Elusimicrobiota bacterium genomic region harbors:
- a CDS encoding PhoH family protein: MFTKKICIADSKDAVSVFGEYDSNLKLLEKRFKVEIFARGDEITIKGRRKNVENTENAVNNIICKLKNGVTDMQSIIASPSDTIVVTDRGKPIRPRTSNQEKYIKAMGKYDMVFAIGPAGTGKTFLAVAEAIRLFKENKISRIVLSRPIVEAGEKLGFLPGDFYEKVNPYLTPLFDAFYTILGPHHFTRYKSEGVIDIVPLAYMRGRTLEDAFIILDEAQNTSLEQMKMFLTRLGSGSKAVITGDVTQIDFENKRLSGLVLISEILSSIDQIKFVNFTEEDVLRHGIVKKIVRAFEKWNKK; this comes from the coding sequence ATGTTTACTAAAAAAATATGTATCGCTGATTCAAAAGATGCAGTTTCTGTTTTTGGCGAGTACGATTCTAATCTTAAACTTTTAGAGAAAAGATTTAAAGTAGAGATATTTGCACGGGGGGATGAAATTACAATAAAAGGTCGCAGGAAAAATGTTGAAAATACTGAAAATGCAGTGAATAATATTATTTGTAAACTTAAGAACGGAGTTACGGATATGCAATCAATTATTGCGTCTCCTTCGGATACAATTGTGGTTACTGACAGGGGAAAACCTATAAGACCCAGGACAAGTAATCAGGAAAAATATATTAAAGCAATGGGTAAATATGATATGGTTTTTGCGATAGGTCCTGCCGGTACCGGCAAAACATTCCTTGCTGTTGCCGAGGCAATAAGATTATTTAAAGAAAATAAAATTTCCAGGATAGTACTTTCAAGACCGATTGTTGAAGCAGGTGAAAAATTAGGTTTTTTACCGGGTGATTTTTACGAAAAAGTTAATCCGTATCTTACCCCGCTTTTTGATGCATTTTACACTATTTTAGGACCTCACCATTTTACAAGATATAAAAGTGAGGGTGTTATAGATATTGTCCCGCTTGCTTACATGCGAGGACGGACACTGGAAGATGCGTTTATAATTTTAGATGAGGCACAAAATACGTCGCTTGAACAGATGAAGATGTTTTTAACACGTTTGGGAAGCGGTTCAAAAGCGGTAATTACGGGAGATGTAACACAAATTGATTTTGAAAATAAAAGGTTGTCAGGGTTAGTATTGATTTCCGAAATATTGTCTTCTATTGACCAGATAAAATTTGTAAATTTTACTGAAGAAGACGTTCTTAGGCATGGTATTGTAAAGAAAATCGTAAGGGCATTTGAAAAGTGGAATAAAAAATAG
- a CDS encoding LysM peptidoglycan-binding domain-containing protein, which produces MNIRKIFIIFIFLITLFFTRLRMSYHETGKMSPVGVHWWNEYVSAFFGEVFAEDGADVAGSSTTVITQQEPKTYRVWVWQENGDCLWKIAEKFYGDGRKWKIIYEANKDKIQDPGKIYPKQELIIP; this is translated from the coding sequence ATGAACATAAGAAAAATATTTATTATTTTCATTTTCCTGATTACTCTTTTTTTTACCCGCCTACGTATGTCTTACCATGAAACAGGCAAAATGTCTCCCGTCGGTGTCCATTGGTGGAATGAATATGTATCAGCATTTTTTGGCGAGGTGTTTGCAGAAGACGGGGCAGATGTCGCCGGGAGTTCCACGACGGTTATAACTCAGCAGGAACCTAAAACATACCGTGTTTGGGTTTGGCAGGAGAACGGGGATTGTCTTTGGAAAATAGCTGAAAAGTTTTATGGAGACGGCAGAAAATGGAAGATTATTTATGAAGCAAATAAAGATAAAATACAAGACCCCGGAAAAATATATCCAAAGCAGGAACTTATAATACCCTAA